The sequence TCCGGAGCAATATCCTCAAAATCATCGCCGGCAGCATTGAACTGCAAGCCAAAACCGGCATTTCGCAGAGCAATCCCCACAGCGGCTGTTTGTGCCCACTCTCTTGGAGAAACAGACGGCTTGGATACATCTAAACTGCGGGAGGCAGTTGCCTCTGCCAAATAACAATCTGAACCATCTTTATAGCTTGGATAGATACGAGCCGTTGCGACAAAACAATCTTTACTTGGCGTCACCTGAACAGCAATGCGCCCTTCCGGGTATTTCAGTCGGAACCAGGCCATCTGGATCATTACCGGGAGCCTCTTTCGAGACTCTCCGGTGTTCAAATCCGTATATTCTACAGCAAACGGGGTTGGATCAAAGCCCTCCACCTGATTGATGCTATTCAACTTGGCCAGCATAGCGGCCTTATCATTCGAGTTATTCTGACTCATGTTCATGTCCTCCTTATTTTTTTATCAGCACATATGTATTCCTGAGTTGGAGCCATACCGGCAGGATTGTGTTCAGCATCGTACTGATGCTGCGTTTATACAGGTCCTGCCCAGAAGGCTGAAAACTGGAAAACCGTCTGCGGCAATCTGCTACAGTTTTTTCCAACGCCTCAGCTGCTACTTTCCGGCTGGCTTTCTCCTTGTCATCCGCCGGCATTCCAAACCTGCGCTCTTTCCCAATACACTGCACATAGGCATCAACCAACTGATAATGGGCAATCAATGCCTTCATCTCCACGGTAATAGGAGCCGTTTTGCAGAGCATCCGGCAGGTCTCCAGAACCCCAATGCGGTACAGTAGTTCCTGATACGTCATAGATTGTTCCAAAGAAACATTTCCTTCGGAAAACTGCTGTGTCATAGTATCTTTCATGCTTTGATAATCATCGAGACAAGTAGCCATGTTTTGTTCTCCTTTCATTTTCGAGGCATCTTCCCCGGTATTTTCAGTGACCATACAGTTCGCTGACCCTTTCTGCCAGCATGGTTTCTCTCTGTTCCGTATCTACACGTTTAATGGCAATGCAAACAGCTCGCCGTTCACCTACCAAAATCACCCGTTTCTTTGCTCGGGTGACTGCTGTATAGAGCAGAGGCCGGACAAGCATCACAGCATGGGCACACTGTAGATTGATAATGACAGACTGGTATTCGCTGCCCTGTGATTTGTGGACGGTGGAAGCATATGCGTGGTCAAGCATTTCAAGATCGCCGCTTTCGTATTCCATTGTCCGTCCATCCCCAAAGTCTACGGTGACATAAGATGTATCGCCGTCCCGACTGATGCCCGTAATATAGCCAACATCGCCGTTATTGACATCCTCAAAATTCTTAACCTGCATCACCTTATCTCCCAGACGGAAGATTCTCTTGCCATGGGATAGTTCCGGCTTTCCTGCCTCCGGCGGATTCACCTTGGATTGCAACCGACTATTGAGAGCGTTGACTCCTGTATCGGTTTTCTGGCGGAAGGGTGTTAAGAGCGTCACATTGTCTACGCCGTAATGTCCTGCTTCCTGAAGATAAATCTCCTCAAGCAGGTTGGCCGATTCCACCAGATCTGAAGATTCAAACAGCTGAAAATCCTCTCCATATTCCAGACCGAGATTTCCGCTGCGAATCAGTTTGGCATTGGTAGCGATACGGCTGCCAAGGGCTTGACGGTACACCTTTTCCAGTCTCACGACAGGGATTTTTCCGCAGTCAATCAACGATTTTAGTACAGCACCCGGCCCAACGGACGGAAGCTGATCCACATCGCCGATCAATACCAGTTGACTCCCTTGAGGAATGGAATAAAGGAGATGACCTGCCAGGTAAATGTCCATCATGGATACCTCATCTACCAGGATTAAGTCTGCTTCCAGCTGTTCTGGTTCGCAGTAATTTCCATCTTCACCAGCAATCAGCCCTAATGCCTTGTGAATTGTCGTGGCTGATACTCCAGTGGATTCCTCCATTCTCCGTGCGGCGCGTCCGGTAGGCGCGCAGCACATAATTTCCCCAGATGGATTTTTGCTGCGGTACAATTCCAGAAACGCACGCTGAATCAGCGTCTTTCCAGTTCCGGGACCGCCGGTGATAATGGAAATGGGGGCAGTCATGGCGGTTGTTACTGCCAATTTCTGTTCTTCATTTAATGTAAGGCGAAGTTTCTTCTCCAGTTCCAGAATGTCTTCTGCCAAATCCCCATAATGGTGTGGCTTGGAAGAATTTTGCAGCCTGTAAATTCGCTCCGCCAGCCTCTGTTCCGCCCTTGCCGCTGTCGGGAGGTACACTCGATTTCGGTATGAAGTAAGGCGCTCTTTGTGAAGAAGATAGGCCGCCCTGTTGGCCGCCATCTCCTCGGT comes from Christensenellaceae bacterium and encodes:
- the recD2_2 gene encoding ATP-dependent RecD-like DNA helicase, whose protein sequence is MICQFKRLIYPRSQPVEDGSYMIALYKPCESIRDSAGNMVSEVKAVGYCLPTADNLRYDFKGRWSRNAKHGIQFEVENFQEIIAPTKEGIIAFLMSGQIKGIGPKTAEKIYDTFGQKTLEVLDNEPDKLLLISGISKNKLMKIKESYLASRGARDVVAFLVPHGITPNRAVKLYLKYGDQTMDIVRNHPYQLCEMAGIGFRTADKIAMSMGFNKLSPERVDEGLLYTLIEAEMKGHLCMEKHAFIRQALKILDTEGLTEEMAANRAAYLLHKERLTSYRNRVYLPTAARAEQRLAERIYRLQNSSKPHHYGDLAEDILELEKKLRLTLNEEQKLAVTTAMTAPISIITGGPGTGKTLIQRAFLELYRSKNPSGEIMCCAPTGRAARRMEESTGVSATTIHKALGLIAGEDGNYCEPEQLEADLILVDEVSMMDIYLAGHLLYSIPQGSQLVLIGDVDQLPSVGPGAVLKSLIDCGKIPVVRLEKVYRQALGSRIATNAKLIRSGNLGLEYGEDFQLFESSDLVESANLLEEIYLQEAGHYGVDNVTLLTPFRQKTDTGVNALNSRLQSKVNPPEAGKPELSHGKRIFRLGDKVMQVKNFEDVNNGDVGYITGISRDGDTSYVTVDFGDGRTMEYESGDLEMLDHAYASTVHKSQGSEYQSVIINLQCAHAVMLVRPLLYTAVTRAKKRVILVGERRAVCIAIKRVDTEQRETMLAERVSELYGH